The sequence GCGCCCCGCCAGCGGCGAGCTGTTCACGGAAAAGACCATCTCGAGCGTCGGCGGATCGATCTCGATGCGGGGCAGCGGGACGCGTTTCTCGAAATCGCTCACCGTGTCGCCGATTTCGATCTCTTCCAATCCCACCAGGGCCACCACGTCGCCGGCCGAGGCCTCCTCGACCTCGCGGCGTCCCAGCTTGTCGAAGACGTGGACACTGACGATGCGCGATTGCCGCTCTGCGCCTTCCGCCTTCAGCAAAGCCACGGGCATGCCCTTTCGCACCCGACCAGCCGTAATCCGTCCGATCGCGATGCGACCGACGTACTCCGACCAGTCGAGCGTCGTCACCAGCATCTGCAGCGGGGCGTCCGGCTCGACATCCGGTCCCGGAATCGATTGCACGACCATGTCCAACAGTGGTTGCATCGACTCGCTCCGTTCGCTGGGCGAGCTCGTGGCATAGCCCTCGCGCGAGCTGGCGAATATGTACGGAAAGTCTCCCAGTGCCTCCTCGGCGCCCAACTCGACGAAGAGTTCGAACGTCTCGTCGAGCACCTCTTCGGCCCGGGCGTCCGAGCGATCGATCTTGTTGACGACGACGATCGGCTTCAGCCCCACCTCGAGCGCCTTGGAGAGCACGAACCGCGTTTGCGGCATGGGCCCCTCGGCGGCATCGACGAGCACGAGCGCCCCGTCGGCCATGCGCAGCACGCGCTCGACCTCTCCCCCGAAGTCCGCGTGCCCGGGCGTGTCGATCAGGTTGATGTGAATATCGCCATACATCAGCGCGATGTTCTTGGCGAGGATCGTGATGCCGCGCTCGCGCTCCAGATCGTTCGAGTCGAGAATGCGCTCGCCGACCAACTGGCTCGCGCGGAACTCGCCGCTCTGACGCAACAGGCAATCGACCAGCGTGGTCTTGCCGTGATCGACGTGGGCAATGATGGCAATATTACGAATGTCGTCGCGACGCATAAGAAAACGTAACCGTCCGTGGTCGGGCTCGAGGGTAGGGCAGGGTAAGATGCTGTCCCAGAGGCAGGGCCCACGCGGCACCTCCAGGTGCCGGCGAAAGCGATCTGGTACCCTTACGGGGATGCGGCGGGCAGGGACAGATGCTCCATCGTATCCGGGCGTGCCAGATCTGGGTAGGGCAGGGCCCCGCGCCATTGGCTCCCACTGGGCAAAATCTCGCCCCTCCCGACCGAGACATGAAGATTTGGCGAGAATCTCGCGCAGCGTTATCGTGACGGCGTGTCGCGAACCGTGCCCCTGGCGACGTGCGAGCCCAAGCGCGATGCCCACTTCCGGCGAACCCTCGGCCCGACGCCCCTCGCCCGATGAAGCATTGGCCAAGGTACGCAGCCTCCTTTCACAAGATCAGCCTGGTCTGGCCTATCTGCTGTATCAGCGGTTGCAGCGCGAACTGCCCGAGTGGCAATTGCCGGCCCCGGAACTGGTCCAGATCGTATGCGGTCTAGCCGCGCGGCATGAAGTCGAGCAAGCGATTCCTGTCATGCTCGAATACCTGCGGCGATTTCCCACAGGCGCCCCGCGCATGCGGCTGATGCTGGCCCAGCTCTTGGTGCGCGACGCTGATCGGCCGGGCCAGGCCCTGGCCGTGATGGCCAAGATCACCCCCGGCACCATGCCCGATGAGCTGCTCGAGACCAGAAAGAAGCTCGAACTCGAAGCCCACCTCAAGCTGGCCTCCAACCCCATCGAACCAGCCATCGAAGACTGGTAAATCGTTACCCCCTGACCCCTGACCCCTGACCCCTGACCCCACTACCCCGGCGGCACTTCCGAGCGAAATTCTTCAAACTTGCCGCGCGGGCTGCGGGGAATATCGTCCACGTAGTTGAACAGGATCTCGAACGGATGACCTAATCCCTGCTGCACGTAACTGCGCAGCGTGTTTTCCTCCTCGTCGGTCAGGGGCCGGATGACGACGAGCCGCGCCTCGAGCGTTTCGAGCGACTTCTGCACCAGTTGGAACTTCGTGACCGGGGGCACCTCGTTGAACACGGCCGCGATGTCGCGGGCGTCGATCATCGGCCAGCGCGTCTCGCCCGTCGGCAGCGTGAACATATTGCGCTGGCGGCCGAGTACCCGCTTCAAAACCGGCAGGCCGCGCCCGCACGGACATGGCTCTCCCACCTCGGCATAGTCGCCGATGTCGTACCGCACGAGCGGCATGGCGAAGTTGTTCAGGCTCGTGACGACGACGCGCCCCACGTCGCCCGGCTGGCACGGGCGTCCCTCGTCGTCGAGCACCTCGAGCAACACGTTCTCCGACTGGACGTGATAGTGCTCGTGCTCGGGACACTGCAGCGCGAGATAGCCGAACTCCTCCGAGCTGTAGGCGTCGACGACCGGCACGCCCCACACTTCGCGGCAGATCTCGCGCACCTGCGGCTCGACGACTTCACCAAACGTGCGCACTTCGCGCAACTTCGGCAGCTTCAGGCCATGCTTGTCGCAGTAGCGTGCCAGCGCCACGATCGCCGACGGATAGCTTAGAAAATACTCGGGGTCGTGCCGAGCCAGCCATTCGGCCTGTTCCTGAGTCGTGGTGTGGATCGTGAGGATCGCACAGGGGCCAGTCGCGATGTTGCGCGTCGAGGTCCCCCAGTTGTGCGTCTGCGCACCGGCCGGTGGTCGCGCCGCCTCTTGCTCCATGAAGCGGACGACGGCCAGCTTGCCGCGAAAATCGCGGCGGTGCCAAAGATGATCGCGCAGGGTGAAGACGCGCCAGGCGAAGCCCGTAATGGCCGTCCCCAGCACGCGCACCGGCTCGCCCGTCGAGCCCCCCGTCACCCGCACCGAGGTCCGCCCATGATCGCGCGGGATCGCCGTGCTGACCAGCGACTCGCCCCCGGCCTGCAGCTCGCGGCGCACGAGGATCGGCAGTCGTAGCCACGCCTCGGGATCCTCCAGATCCGCCACCCGCAGGCCGGCCGAGTCGAATCGCTCGTGGTAGAAGGGGACCGTGCGGTAGGCATGCTCCAACTCGCGCCGCAGTTGCTTCCATTGATGCGCGCGAAGCTGCTCGGGCGACCACCACTGCGTCTGCTCGAGCTGAAACAACAGCGCGAACAGCACCGAGGCATTCGGCTCGGGCACGGCGGGCCACTCGACGCCGCTGATGGCCGACGTGAGATCGAACGGTGGATACGATGATGCCGACATGCGACGCGTCGCCCCCAGGTTGCTCAAGGAAGAGACGACTATCTTAGTGGCGCCAAGGGGGCGTGATAAGCCGGTCGAGCTGCGCGAGCAGGCGGTTTACACAACCAGAGTCGAGTCGAACTGGCTACCGACCACGAACCACTGCCCCACTCCGTCACTCCGGCTTGGGCGCCTCTTCTGCCGCCTGAAAGCCGCAACTGTTGTGCGTACCGTCGCAGAAGGGCTTGCGCGACGATTGACCGCAGCGGCAAAGCGCGACGGCCGGCTTGTCGGGATTGATCGGAAACGCATTGCCGTGTTGATCGACGATCGTCACGGGCCCCTCGACCAGCAGGGGACCATTCGGCCGGCAGCGGATGCGAACTTCAGACATGATCTGGCTTCCTCCGTGTGGGGGTGGCTGGCGCGCGACATCCGCGCCACGGGGAAGTGTAACGCTCGAAGTCCGCTTTGTCAGCTTCGAGCATGAGAAGCGGGCACGCGCCTCAATCGACCCCTTCGGTCGATTGCGTGGAAGCCGGTTCTTCGTCGGCCACCACTCGCAGCACGAAGACCGCACGAATTCTCGCCGGCGACGCGGCGTCACGGGTAGGAGCCGACTCCGCTTCGGTGGCGGCTGCACCCGCGGCTGCTTCCCTTACCGTATCGATACGACGAGCGGTGGAACTCGCCGAGGCTTGCACCTGGCGGGTCTCGCTCTGAGCCGTCGTGCCGGCGAGCACCTGAGCGACTTCGTGGCGGAGCTCGCCTTCGAGTTCATCCGCGGCCACCGAGGTCTGTTCGGTGGCGGGAATGCGGCGGAATTCCATTCGCCACGTCTCCTGGACCCCCTCTCCCTTGGCCGGCTCGACAACCAGGGCCGGAAAATCGGCGTTCTTGGCATCGATCGAGGCAAGCACCGCTTCGAGTTGCGCGCTCGTCGCCTCGACATAGTACATCTCGCGGCCACTGGATTTCGCCTCGCCGGCAGAGGGGGGGGCGGCGTCCGCGGTTGTTTCTTCGCGTACGGCAGCTTCGCTTGCCCCGGCCCCCCTGGCACCAGGTGCGGCGCCGGCCACCTCGATCTCGGCCGCGCCGAGCAACTGTTGAAACTCACTCCGCGCCAGGGCCGACTGCGTGATCTGCAAATCGACGATCAACACGTCCTCGGCCGCGCCATATTCGTCGGCAGCCTCGGGCGCGGCAGGAGGGGGACTGGCCGCCTTGTTCGCCTCGGGCGCGGCACTGCGGAAGGCGGGCACGGAACGACCCTCGACAGTCATCGTGGGTGCGGGGGCACTCTTCGGCACCGCCGTTATCTCGGGCCGCCGTTCGGCAAGTTGCTCGGTCGGCGCGGTCGCAGGCGCCGTGGCCAAACTTTCTTCTGAGTTGCGCACGGCAACGCTCGCCGATTGATCCTGTTGCGACGGCATCAACACCGCGATCATCAAGGCAGCCGCCACGGCGAAGCCCGCGTAGACCAGGGGACGCAACCAGCGGTGTCCCATCGATATAGCCTCCGGACCCGTTGGCTCTGAACGCGTCACCGTGGCACGAGTCGCCGCGGCCGCAGGCATGCCGAGCACCATCTCGCGCTCTGCACGCTGCAACACAAGCTGACTGAAATCGGCCGGCAGCGTCATGCGCGGCAAGCCCTGCAGCCTCGACCGCAACGCCCGCAGCTCTTCGAGCACCTGCCGGCTCTCGGCGCTCTCGGCCAGCAATTGCTCGGCGCGTGCCTTTTCTTCGGCCGACAATTCGCCGTCGAGGTAGGCGCCGATCAGTTCATCGCGGGATAGTTCGGTCATGGTCAGATGTGTCAGGTACTCCGTACCTGACAAATACATGGTTATTCGGTATCAGCAGATGTAGGCTAGGTACCCCGTACCTGACAAAGTTCAGGTTGCTCGTCCGCCTGACAAAGCTCAGGCCATGTCAAGGATCGTCCTGCAAAACCGCTTTCAATTGATCTCGTAACTGCGAACGTGCCCGGTGCAGCCGGCTGCGGACCGTGCCGACCGGCAGATCGAGCATTTCTGAAATGGCGTCGTAGTCGAAGCCGTCGATCTCGCGCAGCACGATCACCGCACGATGCTCTTCGCTCAACAACGACAAGGCCTGCTGTACTTGTACGGCGCGTTCTTGCTGCTCGATGCCGCTCGACGGATCGGGCCCAGCAGAGACCGGTTCATCTCCCGTCTCCTCGCGGGCACGGTCGATCGAGGCCACCGGCTTCTGCCGTCGTCGTCGACTGACCGCCAGATTGAAGGCGATGCGGTACAACCAGGTGTAAAACTGGCTCGCCCGCTGGAAGGTCTCGAGCTTGACAAAGGCCTGCACGAACGCGTCCTGGACGACGTCGTACGCTTCGTCGGTCGAGCCGACCACGCGGACCATCGTGTTGTAGAGCCGATCCTGGTAGCGCGTGACCAGTTCGCCAAAGGCTGGGGACTTCCCCGCCAGGGCCGCGGCGATCAATTCTGCATCGTCTACCAAGGATAGGTCCGCCGTATTGGACGACCGGTGGCCAAAATAAGTTCCCCGCAAATCGTAGCGGAGTGCCAAAAAACCGCCGGCGACCGCCAAGGGGTTGTCGAATCTCGACTTACGCATGCCCGCCAGGGCCGGAATCGCGTGGAATCGGCCCTCGGCTGCGACTATCATGCCCGGCAGTCAAACTTTTCGTCAACACGACACCGAGAACCGCCGGATCTCCGAGCGGGCTTCGCAAGAGTAGCACAGCCATGAGTGACGACAACCGCACGCTCGACACGACGAATGTCGCCGGCCCCTTCTCGCGACGCGAGCTGCTGCGGCATGCCGCCACGGCAACCGCCGTGGGCGCCCTCTGGCAAACCGCTCCGGGAACGAGCAACGCGACCGAGCCCGCCGCGCAGGAGAAGGAAAAACCGCTCGACGGCTGGATCGATGCCCACGTCCACGTCTGGACCGTCAACACGCACGACTATCCGCTGGCCGCCGGATTCCGCCGCGAGGAAATGCGTCCTCCCAGCTTCGAGCCGATCAGGCTGCTCGAGTTGGCCCGACCCTGCGGCGTCGCGCGGATCGTGCTGATCCAGATGAGCTTCTACGGCTTCGACAACTCCTTCATGCTCGACACGATCGCTAAGTATCCGGGCGTCTTCTCGGGCGTGGCGGTCATCGACGATCGCCTGGTGGCGAAACCGGCCGCCGAGATGCAGCGTCTGGCGAAGCTCGGCGTGCGCGGCTTTCGCATCTACCCGCGCAACGTCGAGGTCGATCGCTGGCTCGACGACGCGGGACTACGGCAAATGTGGGCCTACGGCGGCGAAGCGGGACTCGCCATGTGTACGCTCATCAACCCCGAGGCGCTGCCCGCGGTCGATCGCATGTGCGAGCAATACCCGGCCACGCCGGTCGTGATCGACCACTTCGCCCGCGTGGGCATCGAGGGCGAGATTCGCGAGACGGATCTCGCCATGCTCTGCAAGCTGGCGCGGCACAAGAATACCTCGGTCAAGCTCTCGGCGTTCTATGCCCTGGGGAAGAAAACGCCCCCTTACCTGGACCTCGTGCCGATGATCCGCCGCGTGGTCGAGGCCTACGGACCGGAACGCACCATGTGGGCCACCGACTGTCCCTTCCAGGTGGTCGACCACACCTACAGCCAGTCGATCGAACTGATCCGCGACCGCTGCGATTTCCTGAGCGCAAGCGACCGGGAGTCGATCCTCCGCGGCACGGCCCAGCGGCACTTTTTCTCGTAAATCTCGTGCTTGGCCCGCCGTTTGTGTTGTCTCTCGGCCGATTTGCTTGCACGCCTTTTGCGGCCTGCTTCTAATGGCACGATTCTCGGACCGCCGCTTGGCGGGCCATGCTTCTTCCTGGCGCTCGTGGGGATAGGACACCATTCGCATGTCGCACCGCTACGCTTCGTTGATCGTCGCCCTCGCTTTGCTCGCCAC comes from Pirellulales bacterium and encodes:
- the typA gene encoding translational GTPase TypA, which gives rise to MRRDDIRNIAIIAHVDHGKTTLVDCLLRQSGEFRASQLVGERILDSNDLERERGITILAKNIALMYGDIHINLIDTPGHADFGGEVERVLRMADGALVLVDAAEGPMPQTRFVLSKALEVGLKPIVVVNKIDRSDARAEEVLDETFELFVELGAEEALGDFPYIFASSREGYATSSPSERSESMQPLLDMVVQSIPGPDVEPDAPLQMLVTTLDWSEYVGRIAIGRITAGRVRKGMPVALLKAEGAERQSRIVSVHVFDKLGRREVEEASAGDVVALVGLEEIEIGDTVSDFEKRVPLPRIEIDPPTLEMVFSVNSSPLAGRDGKFLTSRHLRERLFKELERNVALRVESVSGADSYAVSGRGLLHLSVLIETMRREGFELSVGKPRVISRHRNGVTEEPFETLVIEVPHERLGPVMEIVGARRGQLSEMLNRGEYAHLIFSIPARGLIGIRTRLLNATLGTALIHHRFESYRPMVGEIPARQNGVLVSMVGGKAVAFGLDGLQERAEMFVAPGDEVYEGMIVGENARADDMSVNPTKEKKLTNMRASGSDRNILLKPPRMMTLEAALEYIEEDELVEVTPNSIRLRKMVLSEVDRRRASRRKA
- a CDS encoding phenylacetate--CoA ligase family protein; translated protein: MSASSYPPFDLTSAISGVEWPAVPEPNASVLFALLFQLEQTQWWSPEQLRAHQWKQLRRELEHAYRTVPFYHERFDSAGLRVADLEDPEAWLRLPILVRRELQAGGESLVSTAIPRDHGRTSVRVTGGSTGEPVRVLGTAITGFAWRVFTLRDHLWHRRDFRGKLAVVRFMEQEAARPPAGAQTHNWGTSTRNIATGPCAILTIHTTTQEQAEWLARHDPEYFLSYPSAIVALARYCDKHGLKLPKLREVRTFGEVVEPQVREICREVWGVPVVDAYSSEEFGYLALQCPEHEHYHVQSENVLLEVLDDEGRPCQPGDVGRVVVTSLNNFAMPLVRYDIGDYAEVGEPCPCGRGLPVLKRVLGRQRNMFTLPTGETRWPMIDARDIAAVFNEVPPVTKFQLVQKSLETLEARLVVIRPLTDEEENTLRSYVQQGLGHPFEILFNYVDDIPRSPRGKFEEFRSEVPPG
- a CDS encoding CDGSH iron-sulfur domain-containing protein yields the protein MSEVRIRCRPNGPLLVEGPVTIVDQHGNAFPINPDKPAVALCRCGQSSRKPFCDGTHNSCGFQAAEEAPKPE
- a CDS encoding zf-HC2 domain-containing protein, coding for MYLSGTEYLTHLTMTELSRDELIGAYLDGELSAEEKARAEQLLAESAESRQVLEELRALRSRLQGLPRMTLPADFSQLVLQRAEREMVLGMPAAAATRATVTRSEPTGPEAISMGHRWLRPLVYAGFAVAAALMIAVLMPSQQDQSASVAVRNSEESLATAPATAPTEQLAERRPEITAVPKSAPAPTMTVEGRSVPAFRSAAPEANKAASPPPAAPEAADEYGAAEDVLIVDLQITQSALARSEFQQLLGAAEIEVAGAAPGARGAGASEAAVREETTADAAPPSAGEAKSSGREMYYVEATSAQLEAVLASIDAKNADFPALVVEPAKGEGVQETWRMEFRRIPATEQTSVAADELEGELRHEVAQVLAGTTAQSETRQVQASASSTARRIDTVREAAAGAAATEAESAPTRDAASPARIRAVFVLRVVADEEPASTQSTEGVD
- a CDS encoding sigma-70 family RNA polymerase sigma factor; its protein translation is MRKSRFDNPLAVAGGFLALRYDLRGTYFGHRSSNTADLSLVDDAELIAAALAGKSPAFGELVTRYQDRLYNTMVRVVGSTDEAYDVVQDAFVQAFVKLETFQRASQFYTWLYRIAFNLAVSRRRRQKPVASIDRAREETGDEPVSAGPDPSSGIEQQERAVQVQQALSLLSEEHRAVIVLREIDGFDYDAISEMLDLPVGTVRSRLHRARSQLRDQLKAVLQDDP
- a CDS encoding amidohydrolase — protein: MSDDNRTLDTTNVAGPFSRRELLRHAATATAVGALWQTAPGTSNATEPAAQEKEKPLDGWIDAHVHVWTVNTHDYPLAAGFRREEMRPPSFEPIRLLELARPCGVARIVLIQMSFYGFDNSFMLDTIAKYPGVFSGVAVIDDRLVAKPAAEMQRLAKLGVRGFRIYPRNVEVDRWLDDAGLRQMWAYGGEAGLAMCTLINPEALPAVDRMCEQYPATPVVIDHFARVGIEGEIRETDLAMLCKLARHKNTSVKLSAFYALGKKTPPYLDLVPMIRRVVEAYGPERTMWATDCPFQVVDHTYSQSIELIRDRCDFLSASDRESILRGTAQRHFFS